The bacterium genome includes a region encoding these proteins:
- a CDS encoding ABC transporter ATP-binding protein: MISNSDLSIKAENISKAYIKNNHEKIEVLKDLNFEISSGQSAAVVGHSGCGKSTFLQILGTLLKPNSGQILIGDEAVLTKKDRELSAFRNKNIGFVFQFHHLLPDFTASENVAIPLLMQKMSMQKALKKAEDALKEVDLFDRKDHKPSAMSGGEQQRTALARALVTQPKIVLADEPTGNLDEETGAGVGQLLFEHVKQYNCALVVVTHNRNLAKSADRVLRLSNGCLVQEDLS, from the coding sequence ATGATATCTAATTCAGACCTTTCCATTAAGGCAGAAAATATTTCTAAAGCATATATAAAAAACAATCATGAAAAGATTGAAGTGCTTAAAGACCTCAACTTTGAAATTAGCAGTGGACAGTCGGCAGCTGTTGTTGGTCATTCAGGATGTGGGAAGTCTACATTTCTACAAATTTTAGGAACCTTATTAAAACCTAATTCAGGCCAAATTTTAATTGGAGATGAAGCCGTTTTAACCAAAAAAGACCGTGAATTGTCGGCTTTTAGAAATAAAAACATTGGTTTTGTTTTTCAATTTCATCATTTATTGCCAGACTTTACCGCCTCGGAAAATGTGGCCATTCCTTTATTAATGCAAAAAATGAGTATGCAAAAAGCTTTAAAAAAAGCTGAGGATGCCTTAAAAGAAGTAGACTTATTTGACCGCAAAGATCATAAACCTTCAGCGATGTCAGGTGGAGAGCAGCAAAGAACAGCACTTGCCAGAGCGTTGGTCACTCAACCCAAAATTGTTCTAGCGGATGAGCCTACCGGTAATTTAGATGAAGAAACTGGTGCTGGTGTTGGGCAGCTATTGTTTGAGCATGTAAAACAGTATAATTGTGCATTAGTTGTTGTAACACATAATAGAAACTTGGCTAAGTCTGCAGATCGTGTATTAAGGTTGAGCAATGGCTGCTTGGTCCAAGAAGATTTGAGTTAG